In Fundulus heteroclitus isolate FHET01 chromosome 8, MU-UCD_Fhet_4.1, whole genome shotgun sequence, a genomic segment contains:
- the tbca gene encoding tubulin-specific chaperone A — MADPRTRQIKIKTGIVKRLVKEEISYIKESEQQEQKIERMKADGGDEYVIKKQMEVLQESRMMVPDCRRRLLIAHADLSQILETEEDLAESEEYKEAKSVLDSVKLEG, encoded by the exons ATGGCAGATCCAAGGACGCGGCAGATTAAAATCAAGACGGGCATCGTGAAGAG GCTGGTCAAAGAGGAGATTTCATACATAAAAGAATCAGAGCAGCAAGAACAGAAGATCGAGCGCATGAAAGCAGACGGAGGGGACGAATACGTCATCAAGAAACAG ATGGAGGTGTTGCAGGAGTCCAGAATGATGGTCCCAGACTGTCGCCGCCGTCTGCTCATAGCCCACGCAGACCTGAGTCAGATACTA GAAACAGAGGAGGACCTGGCTGAATCAGAGGAGTACAAAGAGGCTAAGAGCGTATTGGACTCAGTGAAGCTTGAAGGATGA